A single genomic interval of Flavihumibacter rivuli harbors:
- a CDS encoding IS3 family transposase: MIARYKNRVSIEQLCQWACVARSSLYYQSHPGERGMKPSSHTIVGNNSLVENSLVVEQIRAVVSMDYCVYGYRKVTESLRDMEYLINHKKVYRLMKEHHLLCGARIKVQGKRKWVQHRRIEARYPMEYLCLDIKYVWVQGENRWYYQLAIMDVFSRRILCWIFQRSVRQTDVIALMRWLDLRFGLKGVIIRNDNGSQFVANKVRAALKALEAQQEFTHVATPEENAYIEAFHSIQQSELIDRHSFSSFYDAKQHIEKYMHWYNVKRKHGAIGFLTPMQKWAQGMSLSAVRPQLAPGTVGLSRPDSEGMRTASALYSLDQHTEPAYLCLTDDQDINESVANHFEKSVQFIGG, from the coding sequence ATGATAGCACGTTACAAAAACAGGGTAAGTATTGAGCAGCTTTGTCAATGGGCCTGCGTAGCCAGGAGCAGCTTGTATTATCAGTCCCATCCCGGAGAAAGGGGCATGAAGCCCAGCAGCCATACCATCGTAGGAAATAATAGCCTGGTTGAAAACAGCCTGGTGGTAGAGCAGATCCGGGCAGTTGTTTCGATGGACTACTGCGTGTATGGGTACCGGAAAGTGACCGAGAGCCTGCGCGATATGGAATACCTGATCAATCATAAGAAGGTGTATCGCTTAATGAAAGAACATCATTTGCTATGTGGTGCTCGAATAAAAGTGCAGGGCAAAAGAAAATGGGTACAGCATAGACGTATTGAAGCCAGGTACCCAATGGAATATTTGTGCCTGGATATCAAATACGTTTGGGTACAGGGTGAAAACCGGTGGTATTACCAACTGGCTATTATGGATGTTTTCAGTCGCCGGATCCTGTGCTGGATTTTTCAACGAAGTGTTCGCCAGACGGATGTCATTGCCCTGATGCGCTGGCTGGACCTTCGATTCGGACTGAAGGGCGTCATCATACGAAATGATAACGGTTCCCAATTTGTTGCAAATAAGGTTCGAGCCGCACTAAAAGCACTGGAAGCACAGCAAGAGTTTACACATGTTGCCACTCCGGAGGAAAATGCTTACATCGAAGCGTTTCATTCCATTCAGCAAAGCGAGCTGATTGACCGGCATTCCTTTTCCAGTTTTTATGATGCAAAGCAGCACATAGAGAAGTACATGCACTGGTATAACGTTAAGCGCAAACACGGGGCTATCGGCTTCCTCACACCAATGCAAAAATGGGCACAAGGTATGTCCTTGTCAGCTGTTAGGCCACAACTTGCGCCGGGGACGGTGGGCTTGTCAAGGCCGGACAGCGAGGGTATGCGGACGGCGTCCGCTTTGTATAGCCTTGACCAGCACACCGAACCGGCCTATCTTTGCCTTACGGATGACCAGGACATCAACGAATCAGTAGCAAACCATTTTGAAAAATCTGTCCAGTTTATAGGGGGTTAA
- a CDS encoding DUF7684 family protein, with amino-acid sequence MQIVQGTINDRKVLYFDIDDSLNEIERIDLESWVTYVIADDVSHPLLNRYAEMAIDKNLLYMSATGKAGSEIDDLFDSLIVQREIEGMKLPMWFRDKDDVLMTTWHDDFEEGYWFITSVAQYEDFPIKSVVVVNFSQISRFGEIQVLTERIRSGQFP; translated from the coding sequence ATGCAGATAGTTCAAGGAACCATAAATGATCGTAAAGTCCTTTATTTCGATATAGATGACAGCCTTAACGAAATTGAAAGGATTGATCTTGAATCTTGGGTGACATATGTTATTGCGGACGATGTTTCCCATCCACTCTTAAATAGATATGCCGAGATGGCAATTGATAAGAACCTCCTTTATATGTCGGCCACCGGAAAAGCCGGTAGTGAGATTGATGACCTTTTTGATAGTTTGATTGTGCAAAGAGAGATCGAAGGAATGAAGTTGCCAATGTGGTTTAGAGACAAGGATGATGTATTAATGACTACATGGCATGATGATTTTGAAGAAGGCTATTGGTTTATTACGTCAGTAGCTCAGTATGAGGATTTTCCTATAAAATCAGTGGTTGTTGTTAACTTTAGTCAGATTAGCCGATTTGGAGAGATACAAGTTCTTACGGAAAGAATTCGTTCCGGACAATTTCCTTGA
- a CDS encoding transposase, whose translation MAKTKRQFTPEEKYSILQEAEREGVTETARKYNLAHSVLNYWKRKYLVKGKDGLKPGYKKVDPLVRSLEEENARLKKIIANQALELEFKTELLKKSDAHYRKAGK comes from the coding sequence ATGGCAAAAACAAAACGTCAATTTACACCTGAAGAGAAGTATAGCATTCTTCAAGAAGCTGAACGGGAAGGTGTAACAGAAACAGCCCGCAAATACAATCTTGCGCATTCGGTACTTAACTATTGGAAGAGGAAGTACCTGGTAAAAGGCAAAGACGGCTTAAAGCCGGGATACAAAAAGGTTGATCCACTGGTACGCTCCCTGGAGGAAGAGAATGCACGTTTAAAAAAGATCATTGCTAACCAGGCACTCGAACTGGAATTTAAAACCGAGCTTTTAAAAAAAAGCGATGCCCATTACCGGAAAGCAGGCAAATGA